From the genome of Gallus gallus isolate bGalGal1 chromosome 4, bGalGal1.mat.broiler.GRCg7b, whole genome shotgun sequence:
TGTTAGGCTTAAATTTGCTGCCAGCATTTTCAGAAGGATACAGAAAACTCACAGGAGTGCAGCAAAAGGctccaaaatgaaaacaaaccagagAACTCAATTTAATTTTGGAAACTATGGTGGCATGGTTGAGATGTTTCTTACTGGAGATAAAGTATCCTCCATAAAAGGACATCCTTTAGTTAACGTTGGTTATGAAGCTGAATGTAAGGAAATTCAAGTGAAATTCAAGCCTGAGGAGATCAAAGTAGGCAGGCTTATGATCTCTTCAGACTCAAAAACATGCAGACTGGTTGCAGTGGGGTTAATGCATGTGAAAACATGTGCCTGCAAGACTgagggacatttaaaggtcatatAGTGTGTCTTGGAGAAGGGcaataaacattaaaatgaacagaattaTAATCActgattgattttaaaaatgtctttcactGTTGAAGATCATTTGATGTATCAGTGACAAAAGACAACTGATCTAACTCCTAACACTCACATAAGTTAAATTAACCTAATTAGCAGAAAGTAAATAATCAGCTTCTGCATTGTCCTTTCACCTTTTCTTAAAGCTGAAGAAACCCAGTTCTTTTCCACTCCTCATACATCCTACGCACCAGCCCTCTAGCCACAGTGGTGGCCCTTCCTCAATTATGGTAATGTACATTTGTACTGAGTAGTTCAAAACAAGAGTACTCCAGATGCAGTCTCTTAAGTGCTGTAATGAGGTTAAAAAATCACTTCAAAAGTGCTGGTGTATTATTGTGATAATGACAACCCACAATGCCCCTGGCTGCCCATGCTGTATGGGCACTCTTCACCTTGTCCACCAGGAAAAGTTTTTCAGTGCAAAGCTCTTCAGCCAGTTGATCACAGCTTGTAGCAGTGTGTAGGTTACTCTGTTGCAGCACAGAACTTGTCTTTGCTGAGCATTGTATCCTATCATTTTTCCAGCCTGCTGAGATCTCTCTGAACCTGAAGGGACCTCCAGTGTGTCAGTCACCTCTCCCCATTGGACACCCCCAGTGTCCTCCATCCCCATGTCCACCTTGTTAATGAAGACACTAAGCACCCCTAAGAATTTATAGCTGAGGGAGGTCACTTCTAACTGGCCATAGTTGGACTGTGTAGAACAACCCTTTGATCAGAGTCCCTTGAATCTGACGGTCCAGACCATCTTCCATCCAACTCATCAACCACTTAGCCATTCACTCTCTGTCTTGATAGTTTAAGAATACTGTGGGTCTGTGCTAAAGGCAATGTATACAGCATCCACTACTTTCCCTGTGTGTCCAGAGCATTTCTTCAAAGAGCAAGTTACAGCATCTCTGATGAGTGCCTCAGCCAAGAAGAGCTAAGGAACTGGGCGCCTTCTTTCAGTAGTAAGGAGTAATAGAGGGGAATGTTTACTGATAACATTAATGCTGAAAGTTATTTGTTACACTCACGTGGATTCTCTTCCCTCTCTCGCATCCTCATCCCCATGTGCATGTTAATGATGGCAATGGCCTTCTGTCTATTGATGCAGATACTGGGTTCCACCAGCACCTCTGTCAACCTGATGTTACTCTTGATGGCTGTGGAAGTTGTTGCTCTGGCAGCCACTGGTAACTGTGTCTGGTAACAGGAGTCTGTAAAGTCAACCTGCCAGTCTTGAAGACtttcagttctttaaaaaaataaataaatagtgttCAGGAattaattacagtaaaaaaacGGCTAAgtactgtttcatttttacaggCTTATAGTTACTTTCACATTGGAAACAGAGAAGCCCATATGCAGGTAAAGTGATACGCAGAGAGGCAACTGGAAGAGCTGATggcaggaaggagcagctgtTACTCAGGGCTGTGAGTTCGCTGACCTGGAGCTTCCCAAACGTTCGTTCCAGATTCAaacttcaaaacacatttttcaccTGCCAAGCCAGGTCAGGACAGGCTCGGAGCTGAGCAGGAGGGGCCACCTGGGGGCATCGCCCACTCACCGGCTGCCGGTCAGCGCGGCGCAGAGCTGTCGCAGAAGGCTCTCTGCTGCTCCGGGCTTACAGTGAATCGTTCCCTCTATCAGCTCCTGAGCGATGTCGAACTCTTGCTTTGCTAAAAACTTGAAGcatcaggaagggaaaaagcaatTACAAATTAGAAGATCAGGGAAGGGGCACGGTCCGTGGCTGAGGGGGGCCGCTGAGGGGGGCTCCCGCGCTCCGAGGCGCCCTCACCCGCCGCAGCTGGGACCAATTGCTCAGCTTGGCGGCCAGCGAGCAGCCGTTCCTGTAGGCGTCGGGCTGGATGTGGGCGGGGAAGCGGCGAGACAGGATCTCCGCCACCAGGTACCCGTTGGAGAAGTCCCTGTCGAGACAACGCGATGGGAGCTGGCACCGCCTCCCcctcccgcccggcccggcccggcccggcccggtaTGTTGGACCTGCGGTAGTTCCGGGGGCTGACGGAGAGGCCGAGGCTCAGCAGCCAGCGGAGCACGGGGCGAGGCAGCTCCGGCTGCCGGAGAGCCATAGCCGCACAAGGCTGCACTTGCCGCCTCCCGGTAGGGCCGTCACGAGGCAGTGGGCAATGGGCGGGGCAGCCCACACAGGAGGCGGAGTGTGCGTGAGGTGCCGCGTGGTGCCGTCTGTGTTTGTTTCCAGTGCTTTATGGCGAGCCTGCGTGATGTCACAGTTGGATTCCAGTGCGGAACGGAGATGTTACGCGATTAATATGTCTTTTTAGAAATAGTaggttgctccagaagtaatgccttctgttgatgaatgtcagcgGGTGCCAtgttttccacatgaaggaattcgGTGTCACGCTTCTGAGCCATGTCCATGTCGCACCTCGTGTCAGGtcgcccctctgctgccatctgtcatgcagcaacaacatggaatattggtgggaaagttcaacctctactgccgtaccaccaacatctgcctctgacctCGGGCGCCTACATCATAAATGggaggcactgctttcagagcatCCATTCCGCAAGAGCCACATTGTATAAACACACAATGAGAACAAAAGCAGGCCcgttttctttaatttctgacTAAGCATGGCATTGTGTTTTTTGGAAGACCTTTACCAAACACTCATGTCGTCTGTTTGGTTAGTATGTATTTTTGGTACGTGGCATGAGAGTGGGCTGATCTGCTGAAGGCCTGTTCCACAACGCAGTCCTGCCACAGCAACAGCCTGAGCTCCCAGTTTTGTTTgttcccatccaacctgtctTGGTTTGCTGAAGGGAttctattttcttattattatctGTTAGCAAAagattaaaaatttaaaagtgAGTATTACCCAAGATTCATGTCACAAAAATACCACTGCAAGCTGGATCTGGGTTAATCTGCTTGTCTACCGCTCCATAGAATTAAGGAGAAAGTAGTACCCAGTAGCTCGCACCGCTTAAGAGGATCTTATTTGCTCTTTGGATGACTGCTGGAATCAGTGGGAATAGACAGTGCAAATGGCATGACAGCGCAAATCCACCTAGATGATGTAAGATAGCAGGGACTCTAATGTCTAAAGCCAAACCAAcaccctctttttttctcacgCAGATTTTCCCAAGTCAAGTTTGAAAGTCACTCTGCACAGCTGAAGGTAAGAACCCAGGTGATCTCACAGAGTGAGTTCAGTAGCGTAGTGGttggctcagcactgctgtgtttcttgAAGTAATAATGGTAATGGGATCgtacagaaaacaagaaaatcttaGTTTCtgagtgggaaaaagaaaaaacaacaaaacaaacaaatctggaCCCTTCTCTACCTAACTCGTTCAGTACATACTCTAAATTCTTAGACTATGCACAGTATGGAATCCTAAACAGTCTCTCCTACCTGCATCTGATCTTCCATTAGAGGGACTCCAGAAGAGGCTCTCACTAGAGTTTTTGCAAGGAGCAGAAGTAAATTAAGATTCCTTTAAACAAGGATAGAAGTCAGAAAGGTTGATTTTATTAGGTGGACATAAATTAGCAACTGAGTATTAGGCTTACAAGTAGAAGGGGACTGACTAGATagatagtgatgggacaagggggaatggctttaaactaaaagaggatagatttaagtcagatgttaggcagaaattatttactcggagagtggtgaggccctggcacaggctgcccagggaggctgtggctgccccatctctggaggctttcaaggccaggttggatgggccccgGGCAACCTTATCCTGTGACTGGCAAccatgcccacagcagggggttggatctttgtggtcccttccaaccccagccattctatgattctatgatatgatgcCGTAGCCTTCAAAACCTTGTGGGTACCATGCAATAATTTACGTCTTTCTCTGAGGCAGATAATTAGTATGTCCCTAAGTTATGATACAGCACTGTtaagaaaatataagaaaagaTTCCAAGAATGCTCTGTTACAAGAAGGCATCAGAAAGTATCTCAACATTAAGGCTTCTGAGGAATATTTCCCTATAATTTGTAAACTTGTATCtttataaattatttgtaaCTTTTTAAGTTAGAAAATCTGTAAACTAggctaagaaaaagaaaagctcaaaACACAAAACTCCAGTTCACAGCACAGGCAGTGAGGAAGGGTAAAGAAAGTTTCTCGCTGTCATTAATTGTCTatataaagaaaaggaagaaaaatggctatctatttatttttattttttttaatcaatgttTGTAGTGTACCTACCACCGAGTATTTTTCAGTAcacaaacagaaatttaaaaacacataaaataatGACTCCAAATGGACAAagttaacaaataaaaatgaagaaactctGCAGTTCCCATGTgccaaacagattttaaagtataaatacaaataaaattaacagCACTAAAGCTAATTAGTAAGTGTTAAGCTAAAACTATACAATAATTTCCCAGAGTATCAGCACACTTATTCAATTCAGCCTTGTTAGCACCTTGGTACCAGTTGCTGAATGGCTTCCAATTATGATCACATACCAACACCAGGTGTCAAAGATTTGTGTCTTTTCAAAGTAATATGCAAAAGGCTTTATTTTCCGCCCAGCAGTTCTTTAGGTAAAATTTACAACAAACAGAAGACTTGTTATTCAGCTTTCTAAAGGTTAATTATTATGTTATCTATACTGTAAGAAATTCTTCAGTATTGTTGGCAACTGGAGTTGCGGGACAAGATGCAGTCTAGCTCTTCCTATGTAATTTCGGATACGTAGTCGACAAAGCTGACAAAGAGAAGATGGCGtggctgcaaaagaaaaaacaaaacaaaatgggaGTTTAATTACACAAGTATGAGTTTCATGccaataaaaaaagattttgacaTATTTGCTATTGCTTCTAAAAATCCTCTAGCCTTTGATGGCCTCTAGAAAGCCAATTCACAAAACCAGTTGGTTTTAGTGtgggttggttgggtttttttttggtgttgttttttgtttttgtttttgtttttgcttttttgttgttgttaacaGTAGACTGTTTTGagggaaaacactgaaacagtGTCAGTTCACCTCTAAAGTGTTGTCTATTAGCTATTACAGtaacttctttgctttccaCCTGTGTCTTCACCTGCGTCTTGTGGCTTATGTGTCTTGTAGCTTATTTTTACCCTTACATAAGACAGCCTGAACAAATCCAGATCCCCTTGGGATATAttcatttcttccctctctcagACCTTTAAAAGTTATAAGAGACTATTTGTATCAATTGCTATTTCTCAGGTACTTACAAAGTAAGCAATGTTTTCtaaatttcatttaaagtaaaaaaCTGTATGGTCTTTCATCATATACTATTATAGAGCATTTCATATCGGACAACTCAttattatttgattttaaaaattctttgtaCATTCATATACATAACTGGGAATAGACTGAAACAGTTTATAACATTACCTTGTGAGGTCTGACAAGACtttcaaacaataaaaaaaactaccaatattatatattataataattatatatattattagaAGCAcatgtgttttttaattttgggATGGTTGGCAAAaactaaatacatttttagtCTGAAATTGAAGTATCCTGTTTCTTTATTGCAAGATCTGATATAGccaataaaaatgcagttttattgtAGTTTAACACCTAGTAAACATAAAAAGATGTTTTGTCAGCTTGAATAAATTCTGATGCTGCTCGGCTGTGCACTGGCTGTGGCCTGAGAGTAAATATTACTACTTACTTTTATAGATAAAAAGGAACTTGGCTGAAAGTAAACATATTCAGttgttgggggtttttttgttgcatggttgtttacaaaaatacacttGCAATAACATACATAAAGCTTACCTTCGTGGAGGAGCAGCAGTCTCTCTACTAAACTGCGTGGAGCAGCTAAATCAACAGGCCTctcaaaatctgtgtttttgGCATTTATGTCTGCCCCAAATTCCAGGAGTAAGTTTACAATCTCTGTACTTGAATGCTGGGCAGCAGCATGCAGTGGAGTTTCCAgatgctttcctttctgcacaTTGGCACCTGGCATGCACACAAAGAGATGTAAAGAAGAGATTAATTACAGTTGTCATTGAGTAAAAATCCACACTGTCTGGGAATGCAACAGTGAATTTACTGAATTAACTTTATTGATTTTATTGCACACCAATACAGCTAATCCTATCACTGAAATCTTTTGATCATATGCAGTTATTCTAGATGTTCTTACAAAACACAACaagattttaaaggaaaatgctgtataaaaagaagaaaaagaaaaatatcaaactaAGTAATGTGAGCATCATCATAATTGCCctaattataaaatatatatatatgtttaaaaacattgCTACTGGTAAACTGCACTTTCATGACTGAAGTCTTTAAAAACAATTGCTAAAATagagtttttaattaaaatggacTGAATAATTTGCAGTACTGCATTTACATTCATAAAAAAATGTTCATACAAGAGTTAAAAATAGCTAGTATGGGAGAATTTTTATAAGCAAGCTGTTAACCTTTCCCCTCAAACAGGATTTCTCCAGCAGTCTTCTAGAGCAtcctattaaaaaagaaacttaTTAAGAGAAATATACTGATCTTTTGAGACCAAACATTGGCTTCTGAACCAAATTTTGTCACTGAGTAACTGCTGTTTGCCTTTTAAATTCCCACTTGAGTTAAAGAACTTTTTAATATCAGAGGCCTAGCAATTTGATTCAGAGTCTAAATAGGTCACTTTTACCAGCATGAACATTTTAAGAATGGTTCCACAGTACCATTCTCTTGCCTATTTCGTTGTATGTTAGCTTTTTACCTCCTAATACACTCTAAATAACTGatcaaataaaaaattcagATTGAGGTAAGTAGCTACCTCTGTTCTCAATTTACATATACTTTTCTGCTTTATGACAACAACAAATATAGAATATCCTGTTACTGCTTTTAATCTATGCCAGCATCTGAATCCCAAGACATGCCAGTTATATTCCTAGGTTCCTTAATCATAGAAATTATGAACTAGGAAACTGACTTcgagataaatattttaattgcttgTTTATGTTCTTGATAAGCTGCAATTAACTAGGAAAACAACTGAAGTGCAATGATAACAAAGTGGTAATTATTCAAATATAAATTCAAtttatgaaatatatgaaataaaatttatgaAATATAAATTCAAATATAACTTTCAAACCAAAGTCCTGTATCTCATTACCTGAAACTCAGCAAATGATCCTTTATGCAGATAGTGTCACTGGACTTAAGCTGCTTGACGCAGACTGAATGTccaacttctgtttttgttgattAACTAAATAAAACGAGGTTTAGGATCAAGTACCTTTTACCTTACTGCTTCTCTTTGCAGCTCAGCCTCTATGCTTTGTAAAAAGATTTATCAGAGTATGCTGAAGATTTCAAAAGAATGGGACTacattgctaaaaaaaaatctgttgaaaGCACAGTGGTTACTgtataaaaaaatgtaaaaacaacacCTTTCTCAAAGCTAATGTTAACTTTCTTCCTACAGAAAATGAGTATCTACAAAGCCGAGGTAGGTGCTGAATATTTTGAAAGCTCATTCTTTTTAGCCTTGCTCCCTTTTCTCCTCATATGTTTGTtatgccaaaaaataaaaaagtaaaaaaaagatgcagtgaGTTGATGTAAGAAAACATGCATCACAGTAAAGTTACAAGAGTCCTGCAAGCAAAGGTTCTAGTTTTGTTGACTGAGCACAGATTACTTCAAAGGTGAGTACAGTATGCTTAATTGTACAAACTAgcaatacatttatttaaataatgacATACCTGCATAAAGAAGCTTTCGAATACAATGGATCTGCTGTGACACACATGCTACATATAGAGGTGTTCCTAAATGAGGAAGGTCTTGGTCAACATCTATACCCCAGGATATCAGTACCTCCAGACATTCACTGTGTCCTGTCAGTACAAAGCATAATAGTTGGTTGACTTCAGTAAGTTGGCTCAGACAAAATGGGACCCATTTCCTAACACTACATTATTGAGATATTTGTCAACTGCTTGTCTGTTGAGAATGTAATTTCTTACCTCTGCTGGCTGCTTCATGAGTTGGTGATGGAAGACAGGACTCCCACTGAGCTTTGGCACCATATTCTAACAAGAGCTCAGCGCATGCTGCGCTGCCTCTCGAACATGCGTTAAATAAAGGTGTCACTCCATCAATTGTTGTAGCATTTAcctaaaatatataaaatccaAGTAACAaaagaattgaaagaaaattggCTCTTTTCACTGATACAAAAAATGGAATCCTATTGTAGTAATGGGAACCTTCTCTCTGTAGATTTAGCAGACTGCAAGCTTCATATTAAATGTGGGAATTATTTGcccttctgtgtttttaatctCTCTGTTGGAGTGGTATTTCATGGAATGAGACAAGGCTAATAGGGAGAATGATGAGAAGCAAAAATTGTGATGATGCTAAAGGAAGGAACACATGTATTTGGAGAGGGGAATCTCACCTATCCTTTACATGCATCCTCTAAACCCACTCCAACCATGAAAAGCACTACAAAAATTGAGATACGAAAATAAAGTTTGTTCTTATAGATTTGTATATAGTATCTATAGAATCCTTGCACTAGCTGAAGTGGACAGAGACTGCTTTTTGGAACACATCTGTGTTCTTACATACACACTTAATTAGcccttgtttcattttttcatttaaccTAACATCTCTATACTGATGCTTCTTTGAGCCATAACTTTCCTTTGCTAGCTTTCAGATGGCAGCTTACTGTAATTAAATGAATGTCATCAATAGAGTACAGAGAAATAccaatgtaaaataaataaatcaaggaATATATCCTTCCCAGATAAACCAAAGTTAGCATTGGACTTCATATACAAAAACACTCTTACATTTGCTCCTGCTTCAAGAAGGATCCTTGCACATCCCACATGATCTCCCAGGCAGGCTTCGTGAAGTGGAGTTACTTGGTCAATAGTTAGTGTGTCTACATTGTAACCCTAAACAAGATATGAATGACATATGAAGATCATATGAAAGCTGTTAGGTCACATTACTTTCTATTCAAAGGAATAATTCATAACAGTCTAAATAGCCTTAAAACTCTACTTGCTATAAGTAAATCTTTAGTGAGCatataaaaaaaacatcaaTCAACATAGATAGCAGAATCAAAGTTGtcagctcttcttttttaaaaatcagaaatattacaTCTTGGAGGAGGGTATAAGGGGGTATAAAGACAATGGAGCCTGACTCCTGAGATGCACCATAATCGGATAAAAGGCAACAGAAACAAGTTGGAATGTGGTGAAATCCAATTAGTTATATGGGAAAATATAATAATTGAGTGTGGGGATGGTGAAACCCTGGAACAGGTCTGTAGAGTGGTTCGGGCATCTTTATGCTTGGTAATCTTTAAAACCCAGCGAGGCTCTGAGTTTAAATTGCactgtgattctaagattctcTGACTTAGGGTCTGAAATATCTAGAGACATCAGATTAATATTAGCAAGGAGAGTACTTCTTGGGTTGATAAAAGCATCAagtacttgattttttttgcagtagGCATTGTTTGATACTTAGAAGCTAAAAATTGTATTCATCAATTTCATTCTTTATTGTAGGAGCTAATACGGCAAAACTAATATTAGCGCACAATGGTTTATAGTCTCTCCATTTGCTGttagcaaaactttttttttttttatcacaacTATGCAAAGAGAACTGGaagttttcagtgctttcccTCTAAGCAAGTATCTTCCTGGCTAGCTATCTTCTGAGTGAAGCAGAGCATTTGCACTaaatgatccttgtgggtcccttccaattcaggatGTTCCATGACTTTATGGTATATTGATTCACACCACACAGGAGGGGAACACTGAAGGACATATAGTTACTGCTTTGGTAAAGATTGATTTTATGAAGTTTAAAACATACagataaaatactttaaatttcAACTTATATCTTATTGTAACAAACATTAGTAAATGTGTATTGATCTCAAAAAttctggtgaaaaaaaaagaaagcaaaacatactAAATCTGCATTAATAATCTATGCTGAGAGATTAAGTAACATTAAAAGGTTAAGCAATTTTAAGAACACAGCCTTCACCTGCGACAATAAAGTCTTTAGAGAAAGAAGACGTCCTTGACTGGCTGCCTCATGCAGAGGTGAGCGATCTGCCCAAGAACCTATGTAATAACAACATTTATTGAGTAAACCATGTGAACAAGAATGCTTTTGGAATGCATAGAGCAAAGCAAGAAACATAATGCACAGAATGAAGTGAAATGTCCTGTGTAAATAATTCTTCCCCTGTAGAGACTGTATTTTAATCAATTTGTTTATAGATAAAGCTGTTATTAACTGTAAGCATCTATAATAAATGATTACATagcacagagaacaaaatatttatatgttgATTTCAATAATATGAT
Proteins encoded in this window:
- the SPATA4 gene encoding spermatogenesis-associated protein 4 precursor, translated to MALRQPELPRPVLRWLLSLGLSVSPRNYRRDFSNGYLVAEILSRRFPAHIQPDAYRNGCSLAAKLSNWSQLRRFLAKQEFDIAQELIEGTIHCKPGAAESLLRQLCAALTGSRTESLQDWQVDFTDSCYQTQLPVAARATTSTAIKSNIRLTEVLVEPSICINRQKAIAIINMHMGMRMREREENPRRFNIKPCFGQRVVHHLNCITACMNTDSIPKEHLLPHKMEMKKVKSSVNCGSFSSETGAAALTL
- the ASB5 gene encoding ankyrin repeat and SOCS box protein 5 isoform X3, with the translated sequence MSRIYNCNCLEVPWGDGDLGSWADRSPLHEAASQGRLLSLKTLLSQGYNVDTLTIDQVTPLHEACLGDHVGCARILLEAGANVNATTIDGVTPLFNACSRGSAACAELLLEYGAKAQWESCLPSPTHEAASRGHSECLEVLISWGIDVDQDLPHLGTPLYVACVSQQIHCIRKLLYAGANVQKGKHLETPLHAAAQHSSTEIVNLLLEFGADINAKNTDFERPVDLAAPRSLVERLLLLHEATPSSLCQLCRLRIRNYIGRARLHLVPQLQLPTILKNFLQYR
- the SPATA4 gene encoding spermatogenesis-associated protein 4 isoform X1, whose translation is MALRQPELPRPVLRWLLSLGLSVSPRNYRRDFSNGYLVAEILSRRFPAHIQPDAYRNGCSLAAKLSNWSQLRRFLAKQEFDIAQELIEGTIHCKPGAAESLLRQLCAALTGSRTESLQDWQVDFTDSCYQTQLPVAARATTSTAIKSNIRLTEVLVEPSICINRQKAIAIINMHMGMRMREREENPRRFNIKPCFGQRVVHHLNCITACMNTDSIPKEHLLPHIHQKPEKKYVHSKELQGKQLTAPLP
- the ASB5 gene encoding ankyrin repeat and SOCS box protein 5 isoform X2, with translation MTTNTAVQRSQNLPKRRLESIGECPAKRKSSWGILTSQGSWADRSPLHEAASQGRLLSLKTLLSQGYNVDTLTIDQVTPLHEACLGDHVGCARILLEAGANVNATTIDGVTPLFNACSRGSAACAELLLEYGAKAQWESCLPSPTHEAASRGHSECLEVLISWGIDVDQDLPHLGTPLYVACVSQQIHCIRKLLYAGANVQKGKHLETPLHAAAQHSSTEIVNLLLEFGADINAKNTDFERPVDLAAPRSLVERLLLLHEATPSSLCQLCRLRIRNYIGRARLHLVPQLQLPTILKNFLQYR
- the ASB5 gene encoding ankyrin repeat and SOCS box protein 5 isoform X1 — its product is MTVIEESRPFAQQLSNVYFTILSLFCFKLFVKISLAILSHFYIVKGNRKEAARIAAEFYGVPQGQGSWADRSPLHEAASQGRLLSLKTLLSQGYNVDTLTIDQVTPLHEACLGDHVGCARILLEAGANVNATTIDGVTPLFNACSRGSAACAELLLEYGAKAQWESCLPSPTHEAASRGHSECLEVLISWGIDVDQDLPHLGTPLYVACVSQQIHCIRKLLYAGANVQKGKHLETPLHAAAQHSSTEIVNLLLEFGADINAKNTDFERPVDLAAPRSLVERLLLLHEATPSSLCQLCRLRIRNYIGRARLHLVPQLQLPTILKNFLQYR